DNA sequence from the bacterium genome:
CCAAGGAATAAATCGATGACCACACACGAACGCGACACGGCCCATATCGGCGCCAACAAATGCAACTGGTACGCCGAGGAGCTGCAGGACTCGGCGGATTTCCGCAAGAACTACCGCCGCAAGCTGACGGTGGTGAAGGCGAAAGACATGCCGTTCGAGCACTCGCCCGACGGGCTGGTGAAGCACCTCGTCCACGAGAAGCTGAACACGGTCGAGAACTGCGTCGAGGCCTACATGCAGTTCATCCCGCCGGCCAGCCACACCGGCAAGCGCCGCATCCTCGCCGAGCAGATCCTGTTCGTCGCCGACGGCGAGGGCTACGATTTGCACTGGGACGTGGAATACGACGTCGACATCGAATTCCACTGGTCGTGGAAGGAAGAGCCGCGCAAATTCGAATGGAAGCGCGGCGACTTCATCTTCGTGCCGGCCTACTGCCTGCAGCAGCATTTCAATTCGGACCCGGAGAACGAGGCCCGGCTGATCGTCATCACCAACCGCATCTTCAAGTCGATGGGGCTGAACTGGCTGGAGCAGGTGGAGAACGCGCCGGATTACGAGGGCGATCTGGAGCCGATGCTGGCCGGGCCGGGCTGGCTGCCGGATTCGCGGGATTGAAAAGGAGCGACGGTCAGAGATAGCGAAGAAAACTGCATCTAGGCGGTGGTAACGTCAGAATCCCGGATTTCTTGAAAATTTAAGAAAGCTAATAGCCGCCTGTCAGTTCCCATTATTGCCTCTAACCGTAGGATGCCTGGTTCGGAAAGGCGAAATCCTTGCAGCATAGCGCGCATTACGACGCCTGCGAGCGGTCCCCCCCGCTCTTTTGCTTGTTCCTTCGCCTGTTGAATAACGTCTGCCGATGCTCCGCCTATTTCGAGTTCGTCGTCGTTCGGGAGGATCAGTCGCAATTCTATTTTTTCGATCGGGTCATCGGTATCAAAATTGGCCCTCGAATATATGCAAATGCGGGCGTTCCAAATGTTTTGATCAGCCGATAATTTTTGTGCCTTCTTATCCGAAACTTCTACCCGATAACGGACGTTGTCGGGCATTAAGCCGACAAGAGTAATAATATCGTTTTTTTCTTCTCGGATATCCTCGCAGAACATGCCGATTATGGACATCGGGATCATTGGTCTATCCGAATTTTCCGTGGCTCAGAATTGTCACCAGCGGCCGCCGAAGATGATGACGTCATGGTGATGACAGGCTTTGAAAATTCGTTTCCTCCATCATTTTCGTCTATTTTTCGTGCTTCAAAGTAGGGCTCCCAACCGATTGCCCATAACAACTCACCAATGCTCCGGGTGGTCAGGTTTTCAAGCCCCGTAAATTTGCGGTTTATCGCAGAACGATCGACACCGAGCACATCTGCAATCGCTTGCTGTGTCAGTTTTCGCTCCGACTTTTCAGCGGCGAGGGCTTTTTGAAGCTCTTGGTGGACGCGAGAAATAAAGCGCGAACCTGCGCGCGAGCGCTCATCGATTTTGAATTCAAACGAGGGCATCATAGGTTCCTGACGTGAATTTTGGTTCATCCAACTCCAGCGCATCCCGCTCCAACATCACTTGTCGGCGGGCGTCTTCGTAAGATTTTTTGACAGTCGGCCGCTTATACCAATCGGCGTAATCCAAAATGGCAACGATAAAGACGCGGGGTTTATAGACCCAGCCAAACACCCTTAAATCCGGCGTTTTCATTTCCCAAACTTCGTCTTCATTTGGCATCAAATCCTGAAACATTTTCCCGTATCGCATTTCGTTTCCGCTTATCCACCGGAGCAGAAGGGCGTCGAATTGCTCCTCAGGCGTTTGGGACGCCTCCAACCTTCCGCATTGCCATGTTGGTAAGTCGCTCTGCAATCCCTCCATAAAAGGCGGTAAAGCGTAGAACGCACGCTGAGGTTGGCCCCTTCTAGGGAGCAAGATATCGATACGCGTCAGCGGTCCGACCGCTCCTGATAAATTAGATAGTGTTGCCATATACGTCAACATTGGGTTAAAAAAAACCAAGTCTCGTCGGCACGCATAACTACCGCCACC
Encoded proteins:
- a CDS encoding cupin, encoding MTTHERDTAHIGANKCNWYAEELQDSADFRKNYRRKLTVVKAKDMPFEHSPDGLVKHLVHEKLNTVENCVEAYMQFIPPASHTGKRRILAEQILFVADGEGYDLHWDVEYDVDIEFHWSWKEEPRKFEWKRGDFIFVPAYCLQQHFNSDPENEARLIVITNRIFKSMGLNWLEQVENAPDYEGDLEPMLAGPGWLPDSRD
- a CDS encoding XRE family transcriptional regulator; the protein is MPSFEFKIDERSRAGSRFISRVHQELQKALAAEKSERKLTQQAIADVLGVDRSAINRKFTGLENLTTRSIGELLWAIGWEPYFEARKIDENDGGNEFSKPVITMTSSSSAAAGDNSEPRKIRIDQ